Proteins encoded together in one Fibrobacterota bacterium window:
- a CDS encoding saccharopine dehydrogenase family protein has translation ELGPMEIYLMYHEELESLSKNLKGLKRIRFWMSFSQNYLTHLRVLENVGMTRIDPIDFQGQKIVPLQFLKALLPDPASLGPRTKGKTNIGCVIDGVKDGKPKKLYVYNVCDHEAAYKETDNQAISYTTGVPAYIGAKLMLQGKWRGQGVFNVEELDPDPFMAELLVKGLPWVEDVEYET, from the coding sequence GGAATTGGGCCCGATGGAAATCTACCTGATGTACCATGAGGAACTGGAATCGCTGTCGAAAAACCTGAAGGGCCTCAAGCGCATCCGTTTCTGGATGAGCTTTTCCCAGAACTACCTGACCCATCTGCGCGTGCTCGAGAACGTGGGCATGACGCGCATCGATCCCATCGATTTCCAGGGCCAGAAAATCGTACCCCTGCAATTCCTGAAAGCCTTGCTTCCCGATCCCGCCAGCCTGGGCCCCCGCACCAAGGGGAAGACCAACATCGGCTGCGTGATCGATGGCGTCAAGGACGGCAAGCCGAAGAAGCTCTACGTCTACAACGTTTGCGATCACGAAGCGGCTTATAAGGAAACCGATAATCAGGCCATTTCCTATACCACCGGCGTGCCCGCCTACATCGGCGCCAAGCTGATGCTGCAAGGCAAGTGGCGCGGCCAAGGCGTGTTCAACGTGGAGGAGCTGGATCCCGATCCCTTCATGGCCGA